A single region of the Bdellovibrio sp. GT3 genome encodes:
- a CDS encoding alpha/beta fold hydrolase produces MQAPRKWILLRGLGRGKGHWGTFPQEMQKFFPEDQIEMIDLPGNGERNHEQSPLAIKQYVKDLRANSKFVSQGESFHLLAISLGAMIAAQWLHDHPDEIIKAHLICTSSSGTSPFYHRYQMHNYLPTLKLFLAGTDPVAYERAILEMTTNDLNRRAAEFPGFVEYTRKYPEARGNVLRQLLAASRFKIPKKLPKEVNLMGSYGDRLVSPHCTLQLGRLWGVQPKMHDSAGHDLPIDAPQWVLEQLL; encoded by the coding sequence ATGCAGGCACCTAGAAAGTGGATTTTGTTACGAGGGCTTGGTCGCGGTAAGGGACACTGGGGGACATTCCCTCAGGAAATGCAAAAATTTTTTCCTGAAGATCAAATTGAGATGATCGATCTGCCTGGAAACGGGGAGCGCAATCACGAGCAAAGTCCTCTCGCGATCAAACAGTATGTCAAAGATCTGCGTGCAAATTCCAAATTTGTCTCTCAAGGAGAGTCGTTTCATTTATTGGCGATTTCCCTCGGTGCCATGATTGCAGCGCAGTGGTTGCACGATCATCCGGATGAAATCATCAAAGCGCATTTGATTTGCACCAGTTCGTCCGGCACCTCTCCATTTTATCATCGCTATCAGATGCATAACTATCTTCCGACCTTGAAGTTATTTTTGGCCGGGACAGATCCGGTGGCCTACGAGCGAGCCATCCTGGAAATGACGACGAACGATCTGAATAGACGGGCGGCAGAGTTTCCTGGATTTGTGGAGTATACAAGAAAGTATCCGGAGGCCCGCGGAAATGTCCTTCGTCAGTTGTTGGCGGCGTCACGATTCAAAATTCCTAAAAAGCTTCCCAAGGAAGTGAACTTAATGGGCAGCTATGGCGATCGCCTGGTTTCCCCGCACTGCACTTTGCAATTGGGAAGACTGTGGGGAGTGCAGCCCAAGATGCACGATTCTGCAGGACATGATCTGCCCATCGATGCCCCCCAATGGGTGCTGGAGCAGTTACTCTAA
- a CDS encoding HD-GYP domain-containing protein encodes MSSKWGNIPSWAYDSAKSLMQTLKIVDPETYAHCCRVGELSRKLARDAGLNEYEQKLAEFAGLFHDIGKMGVSQSIIAKPGKLDPKEQEIMRSHPVMSEEIIQPLASHKFFETILPAIRGHHERVDGTGYPDKIAGDKIDILARVILVVDTYDAMSQTRAYRKGLPDEVVYEELVRCSGTQFDSQLVKIFLQAHPHWADQGNDQETEHLIIRKIA; translated from the coding sequence ATGTCTTCGAAATGGGGAAATATTCCGTCGTGGGCTTATGATTCCGCGAAATCGTTGATGCAAACTTTGAAAATTGTCGACCCGGAAACCTATGCGCACTGCTGCCGTGTCGGAGAGTTGTCACGCAAGCTGGCCCGGGATGCGGGATTGAATGAATACGAACAAAAGCTCGCTGAGTTTGCCGGACTCTTTCATGACATCGGCAAAATGGGTGTTTCTCAAAGCATTATTGCCAAACCAGGAAAACTGGATCCCAAAGAGCAGGAGATCATGCGCTCACACCCGGTAATGAGCGAAGAAATCATTCAGCCACTGGCCTCTCATAAGTTCTTTGAAACCATCCTGCCGGCGATTCGTGGACACCACGAACGTGTCGATGGGACGGGATATCCTGATAAAATTGCCGGAGATAAAATCGATATCCTGGCGCGTGTGATTCTGGTGGTGGATACCTACGATGCGATGTCGCAGACCCGTGCTTACCGTAAAGGACTTCCTGACGAAGTGGTGTACGAGGAACTTGTGCGTTGTTCCGGCACGCAGTTTGACTCTCAGTTGGTTAAGATATTCCTGCAGGCTCATCCGCATTGGGCGGATCAGGGGAATGATCAGGAAACCGAACATCTGATCATCCGCAAAATTGCATAA
- a CDS encoding DUF475 domain-containing protein — MLKYFTGSILITIIGLIASFFVGQYYGGTVAAGLQALFIASVLAVLEISLSFDNAIVNATVLKDMTPVWRHRFLTWGMLIAVFGMRLVFPLAIVGVMAHINPWEALVMAATRPDEYAALMLAAHLEVAAFGGTFLLMVALRFFFDAEKIEHWVSSVEKPMSFLGRIEAIEIGAALIILITISHFMPQQNEAHAFLKAGLAGLIVFVAVDGIGAFMEASEETMHNVHKASAASFLYLEVLDASFSFDGVVGAFAITHNLFIIMIGLSIGAFFVRSLTIMFVEKEALAKFAYLEHGAFYAIFVLSMVMLTAPFLHIPEWVTGLSGAIILGVAFLWSLKKGPQESV, encoded by the coding sequence ATGCTTAAATATTTCACTGGTTCTATTTTAATTACGATTATTGGTTTAATTGCGTCTTTCTTCGTCGGTCAATATTACGGCGGAACAGTGGCTGCGGGCTTGCAGGCTTTGTTCATCGCTTCGGTGTTGGCGGTGCTAGAGATTTCACTTTCATTTGATAATGCCATCGTGAATGCGACGGTTCTTAAAGACATGACTCCGGTTTGGCGTCATCGCTTTTTGACCTGGGGTATGTTGATCGCGGTCTTCGGGATGCGTTTGGTATTCCCTTTGGCCATCGTCGGAGTCATGGCTCATATCAATCCGTGGGAAGCCCTGGTTATGGCGGCGACACGTCCGGATGAATATGCGGCGTTGATGCTAGCGGCCCATTTGGAAGTCGCAGCCTTCGGTGGAACTTTCTTGTTGATGGTGGCGTTAAGATTCTTCTTTGATGCGGAAAAAATCGAACACTGGGTGTCGTCAGTCGAAAAACCCATGTCGTTTTTGGGACGTATTGAAGCCATTGAAATCGGTGCCGCATTAATCATCCTGATTACGATTTCTCATTTTATGCCGCAGCAAAACGAAGCCCATGCCTTCCTGAAAGCAGGTTTGGCAGGGTTGATCGTTTTCGTCGCTGTCGACGGAATTGGTGCCTTCATGGAGGCCTCTGAAGAAACAATGCACAATGTGCACAAAGCAAGTGCTGCAAGCTTCCTGTATCTGGAAGTACTGGATGCATCCTTCAGTTTCGATGGTGTCGTGGGTGCATTCGCGATCACGCACAATCTTTTCATCATTATGATTGGTCTTTCCATCGGCGCATTCTTTGTCAGAAGTTTGACGATCATGTTCGTGGAAAAAGAAGCCCTGGCGAAATTCGCATACCTTGAGCATGGCGCTTTTTACGCGATCTTTGTGCTTTCGATGGTGATGCTAACGGCGCCGTTCCTGCATATTCCAGAGTGGGTGACGGGTCTTTCTGGCGCGATTATTCTTGGGGTTGCTTTCCTGTGGTCTTTGAAGAAGGGTCCGCAAGAATCTGTATAG
- a CDS encoding DUF2817 domain-containing protein: MSTIPEIQQIESRILSLGNSVRSEVLAYSQDGDSKLPIYKITFGSEDPQAPVLGIVGGVHGLERIGAQVTVAMMNSFSELVRWDRQLQRTLQDVRVFFIPTVNPIGILRKTRCNPRGVDLMRNAPVDADKPARWLGGHRYSNKLPWYRGKENEPMEVESLALIKGVQKEIASSRLAITLDCHSGFGLQDRLWFPYAKTQKPFPELGLVHSFKNLLDQTYPHHFYKVEPQAGTYTTHGDLWDYLYLQHNGVAQGKQYLPLCLEMGSWMWVKKHPSQLFRADGPFNPLIGHRHQRTLRRHNTLLELMIRAVSNPEAWATLTSEQKLHHEEKAQELWYAGT, translated from the coding sequence ATGAGTACAATTCCTGAGATCCAACAAATTGAATCCCGCATCCTGAGCTTGGGTAATTCTGTGCGTTCTGAGGTTCTGGCCTACAGCCAGGATGGAGACAGTAAATTGCCAATTTATAAAATTACATTCGGTTCTGAGGATCCCCAGGCTCCGGTTTTGGGAATCGTGGGCGGGGTCCATGGACTTGAGCGCATCGGTGCACAGGTGACTGTTGCGATGATGAATTCATTCTCTGAACTTGTGCGCTGGGATCGACAATTGCAAAGAACCCTGCAGGATGTTCGGGTGTTTTTCATTCCGACCGTGAATCCGATTGGAATTTTGCGCAAAACCAGATGCAATCCACGGGGTGTGGATTTGATGCGAAATGCTCCGGTTGATGCAGATAAACCAGCGCGCTGGCTGGGTGGGCATCGTTACTCCAATAAACTTCCGTGGTATCGTGGCAAAGAAAACGAACCGATGGAAGTCGAATCTTTGGCGCTGATCAAGGGAGTACAAAAGGAAATCGCAAGCAGCCGCCTGGCGATCACTTTGGATTGTCATTCGGGATTTGGCTTGCAGGATCGACTGTGGTTTCCTTATGCCAAAACTCAAAAACCGTTTCCGGAGTTGGGCTTGGTTCATTCCTTTAAAAATCTGTTGGATCAAACCTATCCACATCACTTTTACAAAGTGGAGCCTCAGGCGGGAACGTACACCACACATGGAGATTTGTGGGATTACCTGTACTTGCAGCACAACGGTGTTGCGCAGGGAAAACAATACCTGCCATTGTGTCTGGAAATGGGTTCCTGGATGTGGGTGAAAAAACATCCGTCTCAGTTATTCAGAGCGGATGGTCCGTTTAATCCATTGATTGGTCATCGTCATCAGCGGACTTTGCGTCGTCATAACACTCTTTTAGAGCTGATGATTCGCGCCGTTTCCAATCCTGAAGCGTGGGCGACTTTGACCTCAGAGCAGAAACTTCACCATGAAGAAAAGGCGCAGGAGTTGTGGTATGCAGGCACCTAG
- a CDS encoding DUF1338 domain-containing protein has translation MTLDTLLENMWADYCKLNPAAKRIHDMFVAEGETVLNDHIALRTFNHPRLGIESLAKQFKKFGYEQKGEPYIFTEKKLFALHFEHPDEKMPKIFISELELEKVSPFIRETLNKLADSIPQSVIDSEDFSMCGRPWDISFELYSELAKESEYASWVAAYGFRPNHFTVNINNLKKFQDINYLNDYLQDKGVVLNKSGGLVKGTQADYLEQSSTMASEIPVKFNDGTHNIPGCYYEFAKRYKMENGKFYQGFVAKSADKIFESTNKQK, from the coding sequence ATGACCCTTGATACATTACTAGAAAATATGTGGGCAGATTACTGCAAACTAAATCCGGCAGCCAAACGCATTCACGACATGTTTGTCGCTGAAGGCGAAACTGTCTTGAATGACCACATTGCCCTTCGTACCTTTAATCATCCTCGCCTTGGTATCGAGTCTTTGGCCAAACAGTTCAAAAAATTCGGTTACGAACAAAAAGGCGAACCCTACATCTTCACTGAAAAAAAGCTTTTTGCACTTCACTTCGAACATCCTGATGAAAAGATGCCAAAAATTTTCATTTCCGAGCTGGAACTGGAAAAGGTGTCTCCGTTCATTCGCGAAACACTGAACAAACTGGCTGATTCCATTCCACAAAGCGTGATCGACAGCGAAGACTTCTCGATGTGTGGTCGCCCTTGGGATATTTCCTTTGAATTGTACTCGGAGCTGGCTAAAGAATCCGAATACGCTTCATGGGTGGCGGCTTATGGCTTCCGTCCCAACCATTTCACTGTGAACATCAACAATCTTAAAAAGTTTCAGGACATCAACTATCTGAATGATTACCTGCAAGACAAAGGCGTTGTTTTGAATAAATCAGGTGGTTTGGTAAAAGGCACTCAGGCGGATTACCTGGAGCAATCCTCCACGATGGCATCTGAAATTCCGGTGAAGTTCAACGATGGCACCCATAACATTCCAGGTTGCTACTATGAATTTGCAAAACGCTATAAAATGGAAAACGGAAAGTTCTATCAGGGCTTCGTCGCCAAATCGGCTGACAAGATCTTTGAAAGCACGAACAAACAAAAGTAA
- a CDS encoding DMT family transporter translates to MLTKNRAAIELILAGALWGFGFVATVFALRAFSPVEAMVYRFLIASVFGELIYLYFRPAGLPSMKSDFKKALPAGFFLGGMLILQTIGLQYTTATKSGFITSLYVILVPLINTLIFKTRSSLLNYALAFVALAGTFVLMDANVTDVNTGDLWTLACSVLAAGHIIYIGRITHKVDNAFRFNNFQSIWVLLLLSPLLLTQKSVNMTAPWEAWAGVAMLGLGSSIIAFSIQIRAQKVLSDSTASMIFLLESPFAALFGFLLLQERLSWFQAFGALIIMAASAIQILADPSSKTTGKQPQE, encoded by the coding sequence GTGCTGACGAAAAATCGCGCCGCCATTGAATTGATTCTGGCCGGAGCTCTTTGGGGCTTTGGCTTCGTCGCGACCGTATTTGCCCTTCGTGCATTCTCACCTGTCGAAGCGATGGTCTATCGTTTTTTAATCGCCTCTGTTTTTGGGGAGTTGATCTACCTGTATTTCAGACCTGCAGGCCTTCCCTCCATGAAATCGGACTTTAAAAAAGCTCTCCCGGCAGGATTCTTTTTGGGCGGCATGCTGATCCTGCAAACGATCGGACTGCAATACACCACCGCCACCAAAAGCGGATTCATCACCAGCCTTTATGTGATTCTGGTGCCTTTGATCAATACGCTGATTTTCAAAACCCGCAGCAGTCTGCTGAATTATGCTTTGGCTTTTGTGGCCTTGGCGGGAACCTTCGTGTTGATGGATGCGAATGTCACTGACGTTAACACCGGTGACCTTTGGACACTGGCCTGCTCCGTACTGGCGGCAGGACATATCATTTACATCGGCAGAATCACCCACAAAGTGGACAATGCCTTTCGCTTTAACAATTTTCAGTCGATTTGGGTTTTACTCCTGCTAAGTCCACTGTTATTGACGCAAAAGTCAGTCAACATGACAGCTCCGTGGGAGGCTTGGGCGGGAGTTGCAATGTTGGGTTTAGGTTCCAGTATCATTGCTTTTTCGATTCAGATCAGGGCGCAAAAGGTTTTGTCGGACTCTACAGCGAGCATGATTTTCCTGCTGGAATCCCCGTTTGCGGCACTGTTTGGATTTTTACTGCTGCAAGAGCGCCTTTCCTGGTTTCAGGCTTTCGGCGCTCTGATTATCATGGCAGCTTCGGCTATACAGATTCTTGCGGACCCTTCTTCAAAGACCACAGGAAAGCAACCCCAAGAATAA
- a CDS encoding FAD-binding oxidoreductase: protein MSSARTVYHMKVEQIIDHTPTVRELVLKTETPAEFKFKAGQFVMLNVPQGEAKPVLRAYSIASDDRTPNGFRLLFKFVENGIASTFVWNLKGGETVNFTGPFGKVFFQEPPTEQIVFLNTGTGLSQHICYLLSKKEQYPNLRYRMLFGVRSEKDMYYQPELEALAKELPDFKFEFVLSRPQESWTGKKGYIQNFISEFDYKNIPTTFYMCGNGGMIKEVKHQLIEVDGIEKNKIWSEAFD, encoded by the coding sequence ATGTCTTCAGCACGCACCGTCTATCACATGAAAGTCGAACAAATCATCGATCACACGCCGACAGTTCGCGAATTGGTGCTAAAGACAGAAACTCCTGCTGAATTCAAATTTAAAGCTGGTCAATTTGTAATGTTGAATGTTCCACAAGGCGAAGCAAAACCTGTTTTGCGTGCCTACTCTATCGCAAGTGATGACAGAACGCCCAACGGCTTCCGTCTCCTTTTCAAATTCGTGGAAAACGGAATCGCCTCGACGTTTGTTTGGAATCTTAAAGGCGGCGAAACCGTGAATTTCACCGGCCCCTTCGGCAAAGTCTTCTTCCAGGAGCCACCGACTGAACAAATTGTTTTCCTGAATACGGGCACAGGACTTTCCCAGCACATTTGCTACCTGCTTTCCAAGAAAGAGCAGTATCCAAATTTACGCTATCGCATGCTTTTTGGTGTTCGCAGCGAAAAAGACATGTACTATCAGCCCGAGCTGGAGGCCCTTGCCAAAGAACTTCCTGATTTCAAATTTGAGTTTGTTCTAAGTCGCCCTCAGGAATCATGGACCGGAAAAAAGGGTTACATCCAAAACTTCATTTCAGAGTTTGATTACAAAAACATCCCGACGACATTCTACATGTGTGGCAATGGTGGAATGATCAAAGAAGTTAAACATCAGCTGATCGAAGTTGATGGTATCGAAAAAAACAAGATCTGGTCGGAAGCTTTCGACTAG
- a CDS encoding transposase, translated as MRGTTYLLALLISVFAGSNSIAAESSLRIPKSEGVSKVKNPEKSEDSRPAYVYGQIRMEGMQYFTAIPDSPQLSNSQLLSARLSVLKEASWIDGAFDVTGGTYFARGQNHMILHEAYVASKGDEFKVFVGRKKKDWSDIDHRWNLGLWQPYLTLDALRPEEEGLTGIFFDYNKKNYQVLLMVTPMFIPSMGPDVREEGGGLVADNRWYRAPSRDYAFNSRINQITYKLDIPEQAKLVNNGGASMMTRIGDKSKGTWVVASAGYLPVNDLLLKRQAFKQTSADKVDVTVSPAVTYHKIASVDVGYSFKAVKTTISALTDEPEAKLPEEEWSMQSLKPLQAYSAAVDFALNDIITRPIAVQISYLKVVGGSIVDIDSTGVPDDFTLYDSRMKFSNSLMLQLEGQVATWFRRPLVTRIKYRYDYDQRGSLLNTEFQYFPTQKWAVVLGGDVLGVQDEGHLPSSFLNQFRANDRFYGGMTYVF; from the coding sequence GTGAGGGGAACAACCTATCTGCTGGCGCTGTTAATCAGTGTTTTTGCAGGCTCCAATTCCATCGCCGCTGAATCCAGCCTAAGAATTCCGAAGTCGGAGGGCGTCAGCAAAGTCAAGAATCCTGAGAAATCAGAGGATTCCAGGCCGGCGTACGTCTACGGCCAAATTCGTATGGAAGGGATGCAGTACTTCACGGCTATTCCGGATTCTCCGCAACTTTCAAACTCTCAGCTTTTATCCGCGCGACTTTCTGTTCTTAAGGAAGCAAGTTGGATCGATGGTGCGTTCGATGTGACTGGTGGTACTTACTTTGCCCGTGGTCAGAATCACATGATTTTGCACGAGGCTTACGTGGCTTCCAAGGGTGATGAGTTCAAAGTTTTTGTCGGTCGCAAAAAAAAGGACTGGAGTGACATCGATCACCGCTGGAACCTGGGTTTGTGGCAACCGTATTTGACTTTGGATGCGCTTCGTCCCGAGGAAGAGGGGCTGACCGGTATCTTCTTTGATTATAACAAAAAGAACTATCAGGTTTTGTTGATGGTCACTCCCATGTTTATTCCAAGCATGGGGCCGGATGTTCGCGAGGAAGGCGGCGGCTTGGTTGCTGACAATCGCTGGTATCGAGCACCATCACGCGATTACGCATTCAACTCCCGTATTAATCAGATTACATACAAATTGGATATTCCCGAGCAAGCGAAACTCGTAAATAACGGTGGCGCTTCCATGATGACTCGAATCGGGGATAAATCAAAAGGGACTTGGGTTGTGGCCAGCGCCGGGTACCTGCCAGTGAATGATCTGTTGTTGAAACGTCAGGCGTTTAAGCAAACATCGGCAGATAAAGTCGATGTGACGGTTTCACCAGCGGTGACGTATCACAAGATCGCTTCCGTGGACGTCGGTTATTCTTTTAAAGCTGTTAAAACCACGATTTCCGCCTTAACAGATGAGCCTGAAGCGAAATTGCCGGAGGAAGAGTGGAGTATGCAAAGCTTGAAGCCACTGCAGGCTTATTCTGCAGCGGTGGATTTTGCTTTGAACGATATTATCACTCGCCCGATTGCCGTGCAGATTTCTTACTTGAAAGTGGTGGGTGGCTCCATCGTGGATATCGATTCCACGGGCGTTCCTGATGATTTCACACTTTATGATTCACGTATGAAGTTTTCCAACAGCTTGATGTTGCAGTTGGAAGGTCAGGTGGCAACCTGGTTCAGACGTCCGTTGGTGACGCGAATCAAATACCGCTATGACTATGATCAACGGGGCTCTTTGTTGAACACAGAGTTTCAATATTTCCCCACGCAGAAATGGGCCGTGGTGCTGGGCGGAGACGTTCTGGGTGTTCAGGATGAAGGGCATTTGCCTTCCAGTTTCCTGAATCAGTTCCGTGCCAACGACCGTTTCTATGGAGGCATGACATATGTTTTCTAA
- the uvrA gene encoding excinuclease ABC subunit UvrA, giving the protein MSQAEDGIVVKGANEHNLKNVSVTIPRNKITVFTGLSGSGKSSLAFDTVYAEGQRRYVESLSAYARNFLEQLKKPEVDSITGLSPAIAIDQKSVSNNPRSTVGTVTEIYDFLRLLYAKVGVPECPTHHIPVSSQTPQQIIDEVAKKGQGAKFYVLAPMASGKKGEFLAEFQRWAKKGFVKAKVDGKMIDLDKATKLAKTKTHDIDLVVDQLILKDSLKLRLSESINTALSMANGRVIIETLDGNRTNYSLHSACPICGYSFPEIEPRMFSFNNPRGACQTCNGLGTLDLVEEESFSDGEVGGKKLDKVVYKYKGKKTSDEDDEEGEDMVLHDCPDCHGSRLRPEALNIKVAEKTISEMATMSAADLREFVGDIKWTKKNEMVAEKITKQISDRLDYLIRVGTSYLSMNRSSRTLSGGEAQRIRLASQLGSSLIGVLYVMDEPSIGLHPRDHHRLLDIIGELKERGNTILLVEHDEDTIRYADFVVDLGPRAGRLGGEKMAQGTPEELENNPNSLTGKYLKGEVRIPVPKKRRTGNGQFLELKGATGNNLQNVDLKIPLGTLTAVTGVSGSGKSTLIIDTLYKILAQKFYKALAEPAPFKKIEGLDKIDKVIDINQRPIGRTPRSTPATYVALFPMIRDLFANLPDSKLRGYEPGRFSFNVKGGRCETCMGHGQIRVEMHFLSDVFVTCDTCLGKRYNRETLNIKYKEKSIADVLDMSVGDALEFFKNHSHIHRKLETLHRVGLDYMTLGQSSTTLSGGEAQRVKLSKELSRRGTGKTLYILDEPTTGLHFDDVRKLVELLQELADQGNTVLVIEHAMEVVKTADHVIDLGPDGGKYGGRIVAAGTPEEVAKIKDSETGKFLKKILK; this is encoded by the coding sequence ATGTCACAAGCAGAAGATGGAATCGTAGTAAAAGGCGCCAATGAACATAATCTGAAGAATGTCAGTGTGACCATTCCTCGGAACAAAATCACCGTGTTCACCGGGCTCAGTGGCTCCGGGAAATCCTCTTTGGCTTTTGATACGGTCTATGCCGAAGGTCAACGTCGTTACGTTGAAAGTCTTTCCGCCTATGCTCGTAACTTTTTGGAGCAACTTAAAAAGCCCGAAGTCGATTCCATCACCGGCCTGTCGCCAGCAATCGCCATAGATCAAAAATCTGTCAGTAATAATCCGCGTTCGACGGTGGGCACAGTCACTGAAATTTATGATTTCCTGCGCTTGCTTTATGCCAAAGTGGGCGTGCCTGAATGTCCAACACATCATATTCCGGTCAGCTCTCAAACTCCGCAGCAGATCATCGATGAAGTCGCCAAGAAAGGCCAGGGAGCAAAGTTTTATGTCTTGGCCCCTATGGCATCCGGGAAAAAAGGGGAGTTCTTAGCTGAGTTCCAACGCTGGGCTAAAAAAGGTTTCGTTAAAGCCAAAGTCGACGGAAAAATGATCGACCTTGATAAGGCCACCAAGCTTGCGAAAACCAAAACCCATGACATCGACCTGGTCGTGGATCAATTGATTTTGAAAGACTCCCTGAAGCTTCGCCTTAGCGAAAGTATTAATACAGCACTTTCCATGGCAAATGGCCGTGTGATTATTGAAACTTTGGATGGCAACCGAACGAATTACTCCCTGCATTCTGCGTGTCCAATTTGTGGCTATAGCTTTCCGGAAATAGAACCACGCATGTTCAGCTTCAATAATCCGCGCGGCGCCTGTCAGACCTGCAACGGCCTGGGGACTTTGGATTTGGTGGAAGAGGAATCCTTTTCTGATGGTGAAGTGGGCGGTAAAAAACTTGATAAAGTGGTTTACAAATACAAAGGCAAAAAAACTTCTGACGAGGACGATGAAGAAGGCGAGGACATGGTTCTGCATGACTGCCCTGATTGTCATGGCTCCCGCTTAAGACCTGAAGCCTTGAATATCAAAGTCGCCGAAAAAACAATTTCTGAGATGGCAACCATGAGCGCTGCTGATCTGCGCGAATTTGTTGGTGATATCAAGTGGACTAAAAAGAACGAAATGGTGGCAGAAAAGATCACCAAGCAGATTTCGGATCGTTTGGATTACCTGATTCGTGTGGGAACAAGTTATCTGTCGATGAATCGCTCTTCGCGCACATTGTCGGGTGGGGAAGCACAACGTATTCGTTTAGCCAGTCAGTTGGGATCCTCCTTGATTGGTGTTTTGTATGTGATGGATGAGCCTAGTATCGGTTTGCATCCGCGCGATCATCATCGCCTGTTGGATATCATCGGTGAACTCAAGGAGCGTGGAAACACGATCCTTTTGGTGGAGCATGATGAAGACACTATTCGTTATGCGGATTTCGTTGTGGACCTGGGACCTCGTGCAGGTCGCTTGGGTGGCGAGAAAATGGCGCAAGGCACTCCGGAGGAGTTGGAAAACAATCCCAACTCTTTGACCGGTAAATACCTCAAAGGCGAAGTGCGCATTCCTGTGCCAAAAAAACGCCGCACAGGCAATGGCCAGTTCCTTGAACTCAAAGGTGCGACGGGAAACAATCTGCAAAACGTGGATTTGAAAATTCCGCTGGGAACTTTGACTGCGGTGACCGGGGTTTCTGGTTCCGGCAAATCGACGTTGATCATCGATACTCTTTACAAGATTCTGGCGCAGAAGTTTTATAAAGCTCTGGCGGAACCGGCACCGTTTAAGAAAATCGAAGGCCTGGATAAAATTGATAAAGTTATCGATATCAATCAACGCCCTATCGGGCGTACGCCGCGCTCCACACCAGCGACCTACGTGGCGTTGTTTCCGATGATTCGTGATCTGTTCGCCAATCTTCCGGATTCTAAATTGCGAGGTTACGAACCAGGGCGATTTAGTTTCAATGTTAAGGGCGGCCGCTGCGAAACGTGTATGGGACACGGGCAGATCCGCGTGGAGATGCACTTTTTAAGTGACGTGTTTGTGACCTGCGATACCTGTTTGGGGAAACGCTACAACCGCGAGACTTTGAACATTAAGTACAAGGAAAAGTCCATCGCCGATGTGCTGGATATGAGTGTGGGTGATGCGCTGGAGTTTTTCAAAAACCACAGCCACATCCATCGCAAGCTGGAAACTCTTCACAGAGTCGGTTTGGATTACATGACCCTGGGGCAAAGCTCGACAACATTGTCGGGCGGTGAGGCGCAACGGGTGAAGCTTTCCAAAGAGCTGTCGCGCCGTGGAACCGGCAAAACTCTGTACATTTTGGATGAGCCAACAACGGGATTACATTTCGATGACGTCAGAAAGCTGGTCGAATTGCTGCAGGAATTGGCAGATCAGGGCAATACTGTCCTGGTTATCGAACACGCGATGGAGGTGGTTAAAACTGCCGATCACGTGATTGATTTGGGACCTGATGGTGGCAAGTACGGTGGGCGCATTGTCGCGGCCGGAACTCCTGAAGAAGTCGCCAAAATTAAAGACAGCGAAACCGGAAAGTTCTTGAAAAAGATCCTTAAATAG